One Bdellovibrionales bacterium genomic region harbors:
- a CDS encoding agmatine deiminase family protein codes for MKITLLTLLTLLSTQLFAQQLPVQGPSDEQIEAMALHNQQVAKRERTLGPIGYRSANVKHFYEWDKTGYILTSDDDFYGLAEEMKQQLAQNLPQDVTLIVYTQSSSKSYQKQLFTSYSQYIPKERLVVLQVPPSGMNDFWTRDNTPVPVWVDGKFSLVDAQYYYNFEPDAFISQLFAVDMDAHNYFYEGGNMAVNTRGECILVNRNKKYPGGTSDTAAIPDDIFKTKYGCTKIIRFKHLKGIGHTDEVVKFMTDDIVVTDTEEYVDTLKKAGYTVHVLPEAELPYETYVNSLQVNDVLFIPIFGEKNDQKAVDIYKNLNLGLKIVTMDSREISTQGWGSIHCFTMNYPPATLDQIVLQMNGTVVH; via the coding sequence ATGAAAATTACATTACTAACATTACTAACACTGCTTTCTACGCAATTATTTGCTCAACAGTTGCCTGTTCAAGGACCATCGGACGAACAGATTGAAGCGATGGCACTTCACAACCAACAGGTTGCAAAGCGAGAAAGAACGCTTGGGCCCATTGGCTACAGAAGTGCCAATGTAAAACACTTTTATGAGTGGGATAAAACTGGGTACATTCTTACAAGCGATGACGATTTTTATGGCTTAGCTGAGGAGATGAAGCAGCAATTGGCACAAAACCTCCCGCAAGACGTCACCTTGATTGTTTACACTCAATCAAGTAGCAAAAGCTATCAAAAGCAGTTGTTTACGTCTTACTCGCAATACATTCCTAAAGAAAGACTCGTTGTTCTTCAGGTTCCACCGAGCGGAATGAATGACTTCTGGACACGAGATAATACTCCAGTTCCTGTTTGGGTTGACGGGAAATTTTCCTTAGTAGATGCGCAATATTATTATAATTTCGAGCCCGATGCTTTCATTAGCCAGTTGTTCGCGGTTGATATGGATGCCCATAACTATTTCTATGAAGGCGGTAATATGGCCGTCAACACGCGTGGGGAATGTATTCTCGTGAATAGAAATAAAAAATACCCAGGTGGCACTTCTGATACTGCTGCAATTCCGGACGACATTTTTAAGACCAAATATGGTTGCACAAAAATAATTCGATTTAAGCACCTCAAGGGAATCGGTCACACCGACGAAGTCGTAAAATTCATGACTGATGATATCGTCGTTACGGATACCGAGGAGTACGTTGATACTTTAAAAAAAGCAGGCTACACGGTGCATGTTTTGCCTGAAGCCGAGCTTCCATATGAGACGTACGTAAATTCTCTGCAGGTCAATGATGTTCTTTTTATTCCAATTTTTGGCGAAAAGAATGATCAAAAGGCTGTTGATATTTACAAGAACTTAAACTTGGGTCTTAAGATCGTCACTATGGACTCAAGAGAGATTTCCACTCAGGGCTGGGGCTCAATCCACTGCTTTACAATGAATTATCCTCCAGCGACTCTAGATCAAATAGTTTTACAAATGAATGGAACAGTTGTTCACTGA
- the lpdA gene encoding dihydrolipoyl dehydrogenase: MYDLVVIGGGPAGYVGAIRAAQLGMKVACIERRKKLGGTCLNVGCIPSKALLDATENFYAAKVRFPLQGIFADGLRFDLGGIMKHKDSVVNGLAQGVDFLFRKNKIDRFLGTGRLKEKRNEDWIIEVSDNDIKKDISAKRVLIATGSEVVELPFLKFNGQTIVSSTEALSFSEVPKHLVVIGGGFIGLEMGSVWLRLGAKVTIIEAQDRILAGGVDKASAQELYKSLEKQGMTFLLSTKCHGAKNTASGVAVVIENAEGKRSELECDRLLVAVGRRPYSESLGVESFGVEVDSKRRIKVNKNFETNVTGLYAVGDVIEGPMLAHKASEEAVAAVELMAGRAGHVNYQAIPSVVYTTPELAAVGRTEEELVSEGVPYKVGTFPFSANARARSLSDTEGLIRVLAHASTDQILGVHIVGPRASEMIPHAVSVMEFSGSAEDVARTCHAHPTLPEVFKEACLDVDKRRLHL; the protein is encoded by the coding sequence ATGTATGATTTAGTAGTTATCGGAGGCGGCCCTGCAGGATATGTTGGGGCTATTCGTGCGGCGCAACTAGGAATGAAAGTGGCATGCATCGAGAGAAGAAAAAAGCTCGGTGGCACATGCCTAAACGTCGGCTGCATACCTTCAAAAGCACTTCTTGATGCAACGGAAAATTTTTACGCAGCTAAAGTGCGTTTTCCACTTCAAGGTATTTTTGCCGATGGATTGCGGTTCGACTTAGGCGGGATCATGAAACATAAAGACTCCGTAGTAAATGGTCTTGCGCAAGGAGTAGACTTCTTATTTCGCAAGAATAAAATCGATCGTTTTCTCGGTACAGGACGGCTTAAGGAAAAACGTAATGAAGATTGGATAATTGAAGTCTCTGATAACGACATAAAAAAGGACATCTCAGCCAAACGAGTTCTAATTGCTACGGGCAGCGAGGTTGTTGAGCTTCCATTTCTAAAATTTAATGGTCAGACCATTGTGAGCTCCACCGAAGCACTTTCTTTTTCAGAAGTGCCAAAACATCTTGTTGTCATAGGGGGTGGATTTATTGGCCTTGAAATGGGATCAGTGTGGTTAAGGCTTGGAGCGAAAGTAACTATAATAGAAGCTCAAGATCGAATTTTAGCGGGCGGCGTAGATAAGGCATCAGCCCAAGAGCTATATAAATCGTTAGAAAAACAAGGAATGACATTTTTACTTTCAACAAAGTGCCACGGAGCCAAGAATACAGCATCCGGTGTGGCTGTTGTCATTGAGAATGCTGAGGGAAAACGTTCAGAACTTGAGTGTGATCGCTTGCTAGTGGCAGTTGGGCGAAGACCGTATTCCGAGAGCCTCGGAGTAGAGTCGTTTGGTGTAGAGGTTGATTCTAAACGACGAATTAAAGTAAATAAAAATTTCGAAACAAATGTAACTGGGCTCTATGCAGTAGGTGATGTGATTGAAGGGCCTATGCTTGCGCATAAGGCGTCTGAGGAGGCTGTAGCAGCGGTAGAATTGATGGCCGGCAGAGCTGGGCATGTCAATTACCAAGCGATACCGAGTGTTGTGTATACAACGCCTGAGCTGGCTGCGGTGGGACGGACGGAAGAGGAGCTCGTTTCAGAAGGCGTGCCTTACAAGGTGGGAACTTTTCCTTTTTCAGCGAACGCCCGTGCGCGCTCATTGAGTGATACCGAAGGCCTCATTCGAGTTCTAGCGCATGCATCAACAGATCAAATTCTGGGAGTTCACATTGTGGGTCCAAGAGCCAGCGAAATGATCCCACATGCCGTATCGGTAATGGAGTTTAGCGGCAGTGCGGAGGACGTTGCAAGAACCTGTCACGCACACCCGACTCTACCCGAAGTTTTTAAAGAGGCATGCCTCGACGTTGATAAGCGAAGATTACACCTTTAG
- a CDS encoding metalloregulator ArsR/SmtB family transcription factor, with product MYQSKIEVTEIFQAVAEKTRLRIMRIMVSLPREEACLCDMTDALLEPEHNVSRHLKILRQVGLLSAYKDGRWVYHQLSTSPHIKSFSKLIASLPDDSGIFENDLKRFKVELAKRTAKKCIKDGPQTSTKPNKYEAK from the coding sequence ATGTACCAAAGTAAAATCGAAGTCACAGAAATTTTTCAGGCAGTAGCGGAAAAAACAAGATTAAGAATCATGCGCATAATGGTTTCCTTGCCACGCGAGGAAGCCTGTCTTTGCGATATGACTGACGCGCTGCTTGAGCCTGAGCATAACGTTTCTCGCCATTTAAAGATTCTAAGACAAGTTGGTCTGCTATCGGCGTACAAAGACGGCCGCTGGGTTTATCATCAGCTTAGCACAAGCCCACACATAAAAAGCTTCAGTAAACTCATCGCAAGCTTGCCTGACGACAGTGGAATATTCGAAAATGATCTTAAGCGATTTAAAGTTGAGCTTGCAAAACGAACTGCAAAAAAATGTATCAAAGACGGTCCTCAAACTTCTACGAAGCCGAATAAATACGAAGCCAAATGA
- a CDS encoding TolC family protein, whose translation MTNILILYSFLFAVPMSMAQASDCASHVQSANDLYKCALDQDPRIRSLLAREKARTGRDKEARQIPNPVGEFEGSSGEVGVSIVQPIEIGGKRSARIKLSGVENEISLLEEKLEFGEIALTIIQNITRLSQTNTKLKLLEDTRKSLINLSTKLKAKAVRSPQDRTALNIFQMQSTLIEARLINLRREQAQATRLIEASFDGKFGDLSKVTAPEVKKWPSLEGLQPSSGLNVRLRELAIKRFEAKAKVQKSAAWPDVAIGPLYFKDESSANGAIGLKLGFGLPLWNRNQGAVLQSEAELEETRLSSGYALAQARFSIEVFIDSYKNLVTFLSQTSSSPSLQKSVKETLQLFSRGMVEPSNVIETYRTAYETMEAVQEAEYSAITYYWMIQTALGEIPKEIP comes from the coding sequence ATGACTAATATTTTGATCCTTTATTCATTTCTGTTCGCCGTGCCGATGTCAATGGCCCAAGCGAGTGATTGTGCATCCCATGTTCAATCCGCCAACGATCTCTACAAATGTGCTTTAGATCAAGATCCACGTATTCGTTCATTACTGGCTCGCGAAAAAGCGCGTACTGGTCGCGATAAGGAAGCGCGACAGATTCCTAATCCTGTGGGTGAATTTGAGGGAAGTTCGGGAGAAGTTGGCGTGTCAATCGTACAACCGATTGAAATCGGTGGTAAGCGGTCGGCGAGAATTAAGCTTAGCGGCGTCGAAAATGAAATCTCGTTGCTAGAGGAAAAACTTGAGTTCGGTGAAATAGCTCTAACAATCATTCAAAACATTACGAGGCTGTCGCAAACCAATACGAAGTTGAAATTACTTGAAGACACTAGAAAATCTCTCATCAATCTTTCAACAAAACTCAAAGCCAAAGCCGTCCGCTCCCCCCAGGACCGCACTGCCTTAAATATATTTCAGATGCAAAGTACTCTTATCGAAGCGCGGCTCATTAACTTAAGACGTGAGCAAGCGCAGGCCACGCGACTGATCGAAGCGTCCTTTGACGGAAAATTTGGTGATTTGAGCAAGGTGACGGCCCCTGAAGTTAAAAAGTGGCCAAGCCTTGAGGGCTTGCAACCGAGTTCTGGACTTAATGTGCGCTTAAGGGAACTGGCAATCAAAAGATTCGAAGCGAAAGCCAAGGTGCAAAAAAGTGCCGCATGGCCTGACGTCGCGATTGGCCCTCTTTATTTCAAAGACGAAAGCTCCGCAAACGGTGCCATCGGCCTAAAGCTTGGCTTCGGATTGCCTCTTTGGAATCGAAACCAAGGGGCTGTTCTCCAGAGCGAAGCGGAATTAGAGGAAACGCGCTTATCTTCTGGGTACGCGCTCGCGCAAGCGCGGTTTTCAATTGAGGTTTTTATCGACTCGTATAAAAATCTTGTTACGTTTTTATCTCAAACTTCTTCCTCACCATCGCTCCAAAAATCCGTCAAGGAGACGCTTCAGCTATTTTCACGAGGCATGGTCGAACCTTCGAATGTGATCGAAACCTATCGAACCGCGTACGAAACTATGGAAGCCGTGCAGGAAGCGGAGTATAGCGCAATTACGTATTACTGGATGATTCAAACTGCATTAGGTGAAATACCCAAGGAGATTCCATGA
- a CDS encoding CusA/CzcA family heavy metal efflux RND transporter produces MINKIIHFSVYHRGIVLFATGLLALLGWYSFTHLPIDAVPDITNVQVQVFAEAGGLSAEQVERSITFPIEKSMGGISGVIQVRSLSRFGLSVVNVIFKDGSDIYRARQLVSERLQGAVSELPVSVEPKLGPISTGLGEIFFYALRFEDTKEKPSLAQLMELRSIQEWVVKPRILTVSGVAEVNTIGGFEKQFHVQPDPVKMLRYGVSFASIVEALKNSNANVGGGYVQQTGEQFVVQGSGLLSTIEDIKATPLRPLNSITALTIKDIAKVSLASELRTGAALVRGQEAVLGTAMMLLGENSREVSESVGKRVAEISQSLPKGVVLEVLYDRSNLVDETLGTIEHNLLTGAALVIVILLLLLGNLRAALITAAVIPLSLLLTFIFMKWFDISGNLLSLGALDFGIIVDGAVIVLDHCVRKLHDAGVRLKRNLTPLEVQQTVCDATFEIRQAAGFGELIVVVVFLPVLALTGIEGKMFQPMAATFALAVFCALVLSFTTVPALAATFLRGKVTEGNPWLMKQAEKIYTPLFTKAVHFRFVTITIGALAIVLGFVLFSRLGGEFLPQMDEASRTLQFVRPVNISLDQALRLQEKSEKIITEFPQVKAVFSRIGTAEVATDPMGINLADTFVTFHDRSAWPTDENAPETWSELTEKMVDRLVEEVPGQRVLVSQPIQMRFNELLEGTRADVSVKVFGDEFSSLIETSEKIAAAVRTIPGAGDVEIELQGMSPILKITPNQSFLAPLGVPKSEVLETISTALGGEEVGYVYEGIRRYPVIVRLEESLRSDLNVIRSLPVELAERTLAPLSQAATIEFDESYGVVNREQAKRRVAVLINPRGVDTETFVMAAQKKVAKEIKLPDGIYLEWGGNFKNLIQARSRLAIFAPVALLLVLAMVYWAFGSIAQTLLVFMGVPFALVGGVVGLMLNGLPFSISAGVGFIALAGISVLNGVVLINCFNDLRAQGVRGIELVRKGTTLRLRPVLMTALVAIFGFVPMMISTGIGGEVQRPLASVVIGGLFSSTLLTLIVIPILYLVFEKFMTLPVESKSSRNQTGDPS; encoded by the coding sequence ATGATAAATAAGATTATACATTTTTCCGTTTACCATCGCGGCATCGTCCTCTTCGCAACGGGCTTACTCGCGCTGCTAGGTTGGTACAGCTTCACTCATTTACCGATTGACGCCGTACCCGATATCACGAACGTGCAAGTGCAGGTCTTTGCGGAGGCCGGCGGGCTTTCCGCGGAGCAAGTCGAACGGAGTATTACTTTCCCTATTGAAAAATCAATGGGCGGGATTTCCGGCGTTATTCAAGTTAGGTCCTTGAGTCGCTTTGGCCTCTCAGTTGTGAATGTTATTTTTAAAGACGGCTCCGACATCTATCGCGCGAGACAACTTGTTTCAGAGCGCTTACAAGGGGCGGTTTCAGAGTTACCCGTGAGTGTCGAGCCTAAACTTGGTCCGATTTCAACGGGCCTCGGAGAAATTTTCTTCTATGCGTTGCGATTTGAAGACACAAAAGAAAAACCGTCTCTAGCTCAACTTATGGAACTTCGCTCGATTCAAGAGTGGGTTGTGAAACCACGAATTTTGACCGTGTCAGGCGTTGCCGAAGTGAACACGATTGGTGGGTTTGAAAAACAATTCCATGTCCAACCAGATCCTGTAAAAATGCTACGCTATGGTGTCAGCTTCGCAAGCATCGTGGAGGCACTCAAAAACAGCAATGCCAACGTCGGCGGCGGATACGTGCAGCAAACGGGCGAACAATTTGTCGTTCAAGGGTCAGGTTTGCTTTCAACCATTGAAGATATCAAAGCCACTCCCCTTCGTCCTTTAAATTCAATCACGGCCCTAACGATAAAGGACATCGCCAAGGTTTCACTCGCCTCCGAACTTAGAACAGGGGCTGCATTGGTGCGCGGCCAAGAAGCCGTTCTTGGAACTGCGATGATGTTGCTTGGAGAAAATAGCCGTGAAGTCAGTGAGAGTGTCGGAAAAAGAGTCGCGGAAATTTCTCAAAGTCTCCCGAAAGGTGTGGTCCTTGAAGTACTTTATGATCGATCCAACCTTGTCGATGAGACATTAGGCACGATCGAGCACAATCTTCTAACGGGCGCGGCTCTTGTTATCGTTATTCTTTTACTGCTATTAGGAAATTTGCGAGCAGCACTCATAACAGCCGCCGTGATTCCTCTTTCACTGTTACTTACATTCATCTTTATGAAATGGTTCGACATCTCAGGGAACTTGCTAAGTCTCGGTGCCTTGGATTTTGGGATCATCGTCGATGGCGCCGTGATTGTCTTAGACCATTGTGTTCGAAAGCTTCATGATGCGGGGGTGAGACTTAAGCGCAATTTGACACCTCTCGAAGTCCAACAAACTGTTTGCGATGCCACTTTTGAAATTAGACAAGCCGCAGGTTTTGGCGAACTGATTGTCGTCGTTGTCTTTCTTCCAGTGCTAGCGTTGACTGGAATCGAAGGAAAAATGTTTCAGCCGATGGCGGCCACCTTCGCATTAGCGGTCTTTTGCGCGCTTGTTCTATCCTTTACCACCGTTCCTGCATTGGCTGCGACTTTCCTTCGCGGTAAAGTGACCGAAGGCAACCCTTGGCTGATGAAACAGGCGGAAAAAATATACACCCCTTTATTTACAAAAGCTGTTCACTTTAGGTTTGTGACGATTACGATTGGGGCATTGGCAATAGTTCTAGGCTTCGTACTTTTTTCTCGTCTCGGCGGAGAGTTTCTACCGCAGATGGACGAAGCCTCAAGAACGCTTCAGTTCGTAAGACCTGTGAATATTTCGCTCGACCAAGCCCTTAGGCTCCAGGAAAAATCAGAAAAAATCATTACCGAGTTTCCTCAAGTGAAAGCCGTATTTAGTCGCATCGGAACCGCCGAAGTGGCCACAGACCCAATGGGTATTAATCTTGCCGATACATTTGTCACTTTTCACGACCGAAGTGCGTGGCCAACTGACGAAAATGCTCCTGAAACATGGTCGGAGCTGACTGAAAAAATGGTTGATCGGCTTGTCGAGGAAGTTCCCGGCCAGCGCGTGCTTGTAAGCCAGCCGATCCAAATGCGCTTTAACGAATTGCTCGAAGGGACCAGGGCAGATGTTTCTGTTAAGGTTTTTGGAGATGAGTTTTCAAGTCTTATCGAGACTTCAGAAAAAATCGCAGCCGCTGTTCGCACTATTCCTGGCGCGGGTGATGTCGAAATTGAACTTCAGGGAATGTCTCCGATTCTTAAAATCACCCCAAATCAGTCGTTTTTAGCTCCTCTTGGTGTTCCGAAGAGCGAAGTATTAGAAACCATCAGCACGGCTCTAGGGGGAGAGGAAGTGGGCTATGTCTATGAGGGTATCAGGCGCTATCCAGTCATCGTGAGGCTTGAGGAGTCTTTGAGATCGGATCTTAATGTCATCCGATCTCTCCCGGTGGAGCTTGCTGAACGCACTCTGGCGCCACTGAGTCAGGCCGCAACGATAGAGTTTGACGAAAGCTATGGTGTCGTTAACCGAGAGCAGGCAAAGCGTCGTGTGGCTGTATTAATCAATCCGCGCGGAGTAGATACGGAAACGTTCGTGATGGCCGCCCAAAAAAAAGTAGCTAAAGAAATTAAACTTCCTGATGGGATCTATCTTGAGTGGGGCGGAAACTTTAAAAATCTAATTCAGGCGAGAAGCCGTCTTGCGATCTTCGCCCCTGTTGCACTCCTTTTGGTGCTAGCAATGGTTTATTGGGCCTTTGGCAGCATCGCCCAAACCCTGCTGGTTTTCATGGGTGTTCCGTTTGCACTTGTTGGTGGTGTTGTTGGACTTATGCTAAATGGCCTCCCGTTTAGCATCTCCGCCGGGGTTGGATTTATTGCGCTTGCAGGAATTTCCGTGCTCAATGGGGTCGTGCTTATAAATTGTTTTAATGATTTAAGAGCCCAAGGTGTGCGCGGTATAGAGCTGGTTCGGAAAGGAACGACTTTGAGGCTACGCCCCGTTTTGATGACGGCACTTGTTGCGATTTTCGGTTTCGTCCCGATGATGATTTCAACGGGAATTGGGGGAGAAGTTCAACGCCCTCTTGCGTCCGTTGTAATTGGTGGCCTCTTCTCATCTACGCTACTCACCTTAATCGTTATTCCGATTCTGTATTTGGTATTCGAAAAGTTTATGACTCTCCCGGTGGAAAGTAAAAGCTCTAGAAATCAGACTGGAGACCCGTCGTGA